taattttactagttaataatttaaccaagctacatttagtaaaaatacattaatagttgaattaatatgattattaaGACGCAAAAATGTGGGAAATAAATATTGCAAGAAATTTGCAATCATTgtcgtaaataatataatgtaaaagaGATTCAATAAATGAGGTGTATGAAAGTGTTACGCTCGGTAACATCGTAACGGACATAACATTTCTTTCAATAACGTtactttattgtaatattattcattatataacGTTGATCAGAACAGTTAATGGCTTGTGAATAACTAATTATTCATTTCGATACTGTTATGAATGCTTAACGGCAAATGGCCTTGATTGTAAGATGAAATGTGCTTCTAAAAGCAAGTGCTGAGATTTTTGTGTTTCAACACAGCATCGTCTTTGTGTTCATTACCATCTTTCATTATTTACAATACCATAAACAACCACTTCTATGCCctccgaaaaaataaatattggcttACTTTtaaatctcaaaatttaataaactggCAATGCAAATACGCAGAGAATTCCCTATAAGAAATGTCCGTATTCATCTTTGGAGCGTCAAACAAAAACCGTAGGATGTCTTGCAATAAGAGTGGGTTGTAATTGAACTGTTAATGTAACGGGTTTCAATGTAGGCTGCTCTACTAACATTGATGATGCCGGATCGTCTGGTATCCGTTGATTGAATCGATGCTAATTACTGTAAATTATGTAGCATTTGTATTTCATACCATGACGACTTATTATCTGAGCACAACAAAATAGTTAGCACTATTTTGACAAATATATAACCTTAAAAGGACAAAAGAAAAGAATTTCGTCCCGAAAATTCCAAGTTAGCTCACAATCAACTTATAATTCTGTAGTCCCACGTCATTAGtctcttatttaaattataaaacctGATTGGAATAGGAAGTTGTTATGTAAAATATTCGAAATGCAACGAGATCCCTCAAAAACATCTTAAAATTCTCTAGCAAACCTCTAATGATCTTTTTCGAATTTCATGTTGACTTAATTTGTGAATAAAACTGTATAATCTGGAGTGGGCACGTTGTTTCAGGCGGGCGATACTCGCATATCACATGCAAATAGCTTTTCAAAAGCATAATTTGAGATTTAGAAAGAACTCTCACGTTGTCATCGACCTGCCCGCGTGTATTGGAACGTGATTACTTTTTCTATTCGATAAGGAAAAAAATAGACTACTTATCGTTTCACCACAATGGGCACTTAACAAATCATTCATTGTTATcctttaataatgttttcaactGTTTTCATTCCACTTCCtgttatatttgtttaaaaaagccACGGAATTGAAaacttcatcattttacaacgCATTTGTGTCTATAGGTCATCGACATTTAAATATcgtttaattcaatatttaaacaaaagatGTCAGCATTCGAGAGTAGCACGCTGTAAGCAACGTGATGTTCTTACGAAATAATAATGTTGCTCAGATGAAATTATTGTATCAGCTAATATAACACAATACATCCAAGTCACATTTTCTTAGGCATGGCCAGTGCTCGTGTCTCAGCTATCGGAAACAGTTGTTATATTCTAACACGAGCAGTTTGAAATTTCGACAAATTTTCTTTCGTAGGAAACAGTTACGTAACTGGACATCCTGTGCGACCTCAAACGCAACGTGTAATTCTAAAAGAGGTTAGGAAATACGATTTATTAACGCATTATATGAAGGGAGCGAATAATGTCGTAACTCTGTTTCATAAATGTGATCCAAGTGTTATGTTGCGCGGGATCTTGCAACATAATTTTTGCAAGCGTGTTTTGTAAGACTGTTTAGAAAATTGCAATGCTCATGTTCTAATAGTATGTTTTCTTTTGTTACAGAATCGTTTTGAAGATTCGTGCGGACCAAATCTTGTCCGCCGAAACATGGTTGCTGAGTTCATCTTGAGTCAGCAACAGCTGCTTAACGGCGCTGCTGCCAACCTGGGTCCAGCCCCCACAGCAGCGCGAGTGCCACCACCGCCTCGCGCTCGTCTCTCCGTGTCTCCACACTTCCAGATGGATCAATCACCATCACCCAACGGCATGTCTGGAGACCCCAGCGAATACGGATCTTCCTTTGATTTCTCCAAGAGGAAAGATTTTTTCGGTCAACGTAAACAACGCGAGTTTATCCCTGATAACAAAAAGGATGATGGTTACTGGGATCGCAGGAGGCGTAACAATGAGGCTGCCAAGCGTTCCCGGGAAAAACGCCGTTTCAATGACATGGTATTGGAACAACGTGTTGTAGAACTGTCGAAGGAGAACCATGTTCTAAAAGCTCAGCTGGATGCCATTAAAGAGAAGTATGGAATATGCGGTGAGGCACTAATCAGTATTGACCAAGTGCTAGCCACCCTCCCGACCTGCGACCAAGTACTGTGCGTGACGAAAAGGAGCAAACTGTCGGGCAACGGTATATTCCCAGCCCCACCACCGCCACCGCAGGGTCCGCCTGCATCACCACCTTCTCCACCACCACAACGTGCGCCAGAACCTTACCAGGAAAGACTTCCAGCTCCTGAAGCTTATTATCCCCATCCGGCACACTATGAGCCACCCGGTTCCGTTCTCAATCTCTCAAGAT
This genomic interval from Leptidea sinapis chromosome 20, ilLepSina1.1, whole genome shotgun sequence contains the following:
- the LOC126970112 gene encoding uncharacterized protein LOC126970112 yields the protein MVAEFILSQQQLLNGAAANLGPAPTAARVPPPPRARLSVSPHFQMDQSPSPNGMSGDPSEYGSSFDFSKRKDFFGQRKQREFIPDNKKDDGYWDRRRRNNEAAKRSREKRRFNDMVLEQRVVELSKENHVLKAQLDAIKEKYGICGEALISIDQVLATLPTCDQVLCVTKRSKLSGNGIFPAPPPPPQGPPASPPSPPPQRAPEPYQERLPAPEAYYPHPAHYEPPGSVLNLSRSRRAPSPYELSSLSGSGDETAEQYAPENNCLPLKLRHKSHLGDKDVASALLSLQHIKQEPGPRSSPSWDGEGSSDERDSGISLGNEYRPQRPDEQRLAEEEDAHLKAELARLATEVATLKNMMHQNKQRTLEH